The nucleotide sequence GGTTGTttttggtaaaaaataaataaaataaaaacctttTTAATCATGCATCTGGATGTTGTTGATTTCTCCCAGATGTCAGGTTCATTTTATTCATCCTGAAAATGAGTTTGCATCGAGTTGTCATGGTAACCAGTTGCAAAAATACAAATTATTGGTGTCTTCTCCCATGGGTACACTGcttttggattttgtttttgttttgttaaaaaTATAAATTTGACAAGCAGTTACAAATAGCAATAAAGTGTAGCAATTACAACTATGAAAACATGTATATGTCTGAATAAAAAGAGAGGTATAGGAATAGTTTAGTACCTGAGGAATAGTTTACGCTGGACAGCTGTGATGTAACAGGCAGCGTAAGGCCATGTACAGTGATGGGCTGTATGTCATTAAGTAATGCACCCTACaggggaactgtgtgtgtgtgtgtgtttctgtgtgtatgctcAGAGCGAGAATGGAGGTGGAGAGTGGACCTCAAGGGCATTTCAGGGGAATCAGTTAATCCAGATGGGAGAGGAAGTAAACCTGTTTGAAGCTGCTACGGCAGCAGAGATCGCCACCTGTCTGTCACCAGCCTCCTATGTTTAGCTGGTTCTGATCATGGCATCACACCTCCAAGCTCGTGGAATCACCCTATCTGAATGGCCTCGTGAGAACCTTCCAGCTCTCAGGACTTTAGGCTCCGTCTACATCCTCCTCAACCCATCTCACACACCAGTGACCAGACACACCATAATCCTATTCTCCTGGATTAAATCACTCAAGGTCACTTCCTGATACCACTACAAAACTCGGATTGGCTAAGATGGGGGCGGTTGGGAGGCGGTTGCCTTTGGTGACAGATGTTACTGTAGGTGTGATGAAGAGAGCGTAGATATGCAGGGTTCGTCTTTGTGGTTTTTCTTTGACAAACAAGTATCCTGGTCCCATGAACTGAATAAACTGGCATAAACTGTAGGTCAGCATCACATCAAAAAATCATATGTCAGACAGCTTGTTATGTGGTtgtaagataaaaaaaaaagaagctactTAATTGTACAACCAGTAGTCAGGCGAACTCTAACAAACCTTGTTGATCTTTATCTCCTTCTGGTAGATGCATGTGACCGGATTAAAGCTTGTGCTATCGTGGTATTTCCCTCGTAGGATATTAatattacacccacacacacacacacagacacacgcagttCTCTCCTGGATTGTAGTGACAGATAGGGCAAGGGACAGGGCAGAACAGGCCAGGGAAGGACAGGGGGTCTGGTCTTGGAACAGGATGATGCAGAGAGAATATCCATTTGGTCAGGAGATTATCTGGGTCGGGCAGATgaggaggggcggaggagatgagaggagagaccagaggagaggataCTGAGAACCCTGGCGGCAGCATGGCACCTGTTTAATACACCAAAACACAAACTTGTTGGGCGTCACACCTGTGgctacaggacagagagagggatggggcagGGTGGGTAGAAAAAGATTGAGGGCCACgcaggagagaggtggtggatAGCGAGGACAGCGGAAGGAGTGGTGGTGTTGATGGCGTCTGCGCGATGGCTGAGCTTAACGTTCCTCTGAACCGCCCCTCAGCTGTTGTCACGGAAGCTGGCCTGTCAATCATCTCTGTCGCTGGGGAGGCAGTTTAAATCCGTAGGTGGGGCATGGGAGGCAAGGGAAGGGGGGAAGCAATCATCTCATACTCGCACCAGCAGGGGGTCGCCCCGCCCTTGGagttgcacactcacacacacattcactcacacaaacacaccattctGGGCAGAGAACTCCACCtcttttcatctccctctctcctcttctccctctgcctctttctttcttaatctctctttctaccccttTGTGTTTTGTACTGTGTATAGCTCTCTCTATCCTCGCTCACCCTCCCTTCAGAAGTATGCCTATCTTTCTATTGGTTCTCTCCTCATGTGACTGGTCCGCTCCCTCTCCAACAATAACAACTTCGTTTGCAATGGGTTTAGTGAATGATTCAGTACCTGAACACCTCTAGTGTCCTCACACATATGTATACATCTCCGCCTGTAGTACCTACCCTAACATACAGTATTTTCTCTGCCTACACCTCCTATCCTTGGTCCAGGTTCATCCTCCAGCATATGTTCCGATGCAATGTAGCACCTGGCATGAAGCTGCTGAATACACATGCTCACAGTATTTGTTTGTTTGCGTGTATCTCCTGCTCCTAAAGGCTCAGCCCCCACCCTGAGAGCAGCATCAGGAACCAAACCCAAGATTACCCTGGACCCCCATATACGGCTCAGATCGGAAAAACTTGATCTGGTGAGTGCCTGTTTTACCTGGATGTGTGTCTACTTGGGTCCCTGCTAGTGgatgtgtctgtcagtcagtgtaCTATCTGTATATCTGTatatgtatctgtctgtctgtttgtctttgttttaaCTTCCGACCTTGTGCCCTCCACCCGATCAGATTAACCATTTCCGAAAGGATACCTTCTGGTGAATTACATCAAGGGGTTAATCCAGCTCTGACCATCTCCCCTACAGGGGtgccacacagccagcacaccccCTAGTACTGGAGATACCtagcacctgtctctctctcctgtctcttttaTCTTGTTGTCTCTTATaccccccacactctctctgcacACTAACTCCAATCTTTTCCCCATTCTTCCTCTCTTGTATATTTCTTTTTTGTCCTGGTGCAGTTGTCTAGCAGTGATTTTAATCTACTCCCAATCCCGCTCAGTCTGTGGTTGACCCTAATCTACCCATTCATTAATAGGATTacggtggaggagagacagagagagaaagagagcacttTAAtgttgcacacagacacaatgccATCTATATTTGTCCGCTTGCTACtaaacatgcagagagagagagctttgcaTTTATGAGAGGATTGACGTACAGTTTGAGAGATTACCCATTGAAGAACAGTATGCCTGACACAGATCTGAAATGATTACTGTAAAAAGTACAATTGAGTTAAATGTTGTTTATTGGTGGTTTACTTCTGAAGCCCATTCATTGCAGGGAAGAAACCATGGATAGGGATGGAATGACAGGGAATGGAGACACAGAAAAGAGATAAAGAAATAGAGGGGTTGAAGTGTAGAGGTCAAAAATGTATCTAAACAttcaacatataaaacacaaatgGGCCGTTGCATCACATCAGCATATACTGTGGCGGAGAGGGGATTGTGTGTGCTACTTAGTGTACTTTCTACACTGCTGATATTAATAGAATACCAGGTGGGTGTGtaggtatgggtgtgtgtgtgtgtgcagatggttGTAAAGATTAGCAGCTATGTGGTGAGTTTGTCCGGTGACATGGGGAACGGTGTTGTTGCACTGCCCTCTTATGGTCATTGTACCTCATGTGTTCAAAAATATACAGACTAAATGTACCAACCTGAAGAATTCTCCTCAAGTTATCTCCAGAGCctcaatttctctctccctctctctctctccccccctgtccccctctctctccccctctatctctctccccccctctctctctccctctctctccactctgcccccccccccccccccccccccgccaggcGCTGTCCTACCTGGGCCTGGACATCACAGATGAGACGAAgaggagactgaggcagagtCTGACCACAGACCCCCAGGGCACCGTGTCCTACGGAGGTACACTTCACCTCCCCAATGCCTCCTGGCTGTGGCTGTTGTTGTCAGTAATATCATACATTCATACAATATCATACATGTTCATCCATGTTTGTAACGTACCTTTGTGTTTTGTTCCCCGGCAGATTTTGTAGAAGCCACTCGGAACATCTACCAGGAGAAGCTTGAGGAGGTGGGGCTAGCGCAGGGCCCCTTCATGTTCTCCTATCATGAAGCAGCCAGCTTGATGGACACCTCCGCCTTCCACTCTCCTGTAAGCTCCCGCCCTATCGGGGATTAGAAAAACTGCTGGGATTGCAATGCATATTTCAAAACCAAAGTGTAACCTTTGTGTTTGGGCGTCCTCTGGGAACCTCCTGACTTGGAGACTTTGTGTTGTCTTATACTTTGGTTTGGAGTCAGTGGAGGGGGATTTAGAATGTGTGTTCCTTATAGAGACGATTTCTTGCAAGCGCAAGAGATCTGGGACTGCCAAGCAGTCATTTAAATGCTTTTAAAGCCTCCATTGTACAGGGCCTTGTCAGACTCCAGTTTGTCGAGGGATGTGCGTCTCCtatctgtatgagtgtgtgtgagcgtgtgggtgtgtattcAAGCGAGTGCTGAACAGAGGGGaataatcacacaaacacacaacctgcCATTCTTCTAACGGCCTTGCTCATTGGCTGCAAAATGCCACACGCACACTAAAATGTCCAGATAAACATATTTCGCCTGGTACAccttcacctacacacacctacacacacacactctcaccctgtaTGACCTCCCTGTGGTGTGCATGAAGACGTACGAGTCGGAGTGCAGCTACAGCAGCGAGGAGCTGGAGCAGTTCCAGACCGAGGTCAAGCACCTGCAGATCCAGATGAAGCAGTTGAAGGTGAACatatgcccctcccccccttcccctctcccccgacCAGTGTTGCACGGTAAACCGGTACTGGTACCATACCGAGGTACAGTTTTTTTAGCAGCTGTACTACACTGGCAtctagaagggggggggggggggtacgataCTCTTATGTGTCTTTGAGACAAGCAGGCCCGCGCGCGATGTCACACCCTCGTGGCCACAGAAAAAGGCTTAAACCCCCTTTTTTTTCTACAAATCATTCGAATCGCTTCAACATCAGGTGCCGTGATACTTTACTTAGTATCGGTATCGGAGGCCAATTTCTACCGTGCCAACACTAGCGcccacccatcccccccatCACTGTCTCATCACATCACTGGAATACAGCGTTCAATCCAGACTTTTACTCACAGCCAGTTTAGCATTCTCATGTCCACACGCCACAGGTCCTGCTGAAGGACACGGAGCACAGCAAGAAAAGCCTGGAGGACGAGCTCCAGAAGACCTCAGAGGTGAGGGACCATCACGCTCGAACTGGGGGACCTCCCATTTCAGTCTGTCTATCTTCCCGGGAACAGAAACGTGTGCTCTGTTGGTTCATAGCAGGCGACTACTCAGTGTTTGACGGCGTGTCCTCCTCCGTGTCGACTCATCTTGCCCTCCACCCCGTCTCCCCCTCCAGATAGCGTCGGCGACGGTGGAGGAGAACAGCCGCCTGAAGGGCCGCCTGCAGGTGGCCGAGGCGGCGCGGCAGCAGACCAACAGCGCCGAGCAGGACTACGAGGAGGTGATCCAGCTGCTGGAGGCTGAGATCCGAGACCTGAAGAGCCAGCTGCCTGGAAAGAAGCCCCGCAGCCTGGAGGCCACCAAGGTAAGAGACACGGGGGGGGCCCCCTCCCACCAACGGGACGCCACCGCCGTCCCCATCCCGCCCTTTATCAGCCTCAGCCGCCCCGCTTTGGGTTTGAGGCTGGTCCCTCTCGACGGACGACGTGTAGGGCAGCGTGTTACAGACTGACTGTGGATGTTGTCGCCACGACAGGAGGACGTGATGGAGCTGACCAGGAGGATGACGGCCGTCGACTGTCAGCTGAGGAAGTCGGAGCTGAGCAGGAAACACCTGGAGATCTCCAACAAGAAGCTGCTGGGGTTTGCACAGGTAGGCGAGTCGCTCGTTACCTCTCGTCCATCTCCCGTCACGCACCGCTGCCCTCGAGGGGCCTTCCTTAGCAAACCGACTGTCTCACCTTGAACAACGCTAATCGGCCGGTTGTCCTTCGTTTCCTCAGAATGTTCACAAAGTGCTCACCACGCCCCGCTTGTTTGGGACTGATAATGGGTAAGAGAACTTTTTCGACACACTGTATTATCCTGTAGCCATTATGGAATCTTCCTTCTGCTCTATAGGAACACTAAACACAATGTAAAGTGACTACAGTCAGGTTCatgctggtatgtgtgtgtgtttcctacaGGAGTAACAGGACTTCTCCAGCCACTGACAGTCCTGACACTCCGTCGCCCATCCCAGACCCAGCCTTCCAGCTCGCCACCGAGGCCAAAGAACTGGTGGAGGGAGTACAGGCTCTCACTGAAGACccaggtgaggaagagagaggaccgCTACCGAAATATGTCTGACCACATTGGGGTTCTGTCACACAGAAATAACTTAGAATGGGTCCCCTGGTAGCTCACTGGATAAGAGTGTGTACCATTTAGGCATCCAGCCTGGGTCCTTTGCAGCATgtcatcccttctctctctcccctacatgTCCTGCCTCTCTACGAAAAATAACACAGGTATTAATGTCCaccaaaaaaaaatgtatatattaaAAATAGAAACAACTAAGTGCAGTTTTACCTTTCCCATGCTGCAGAGTTGCTGAGTGATTCGGAGAGACTCGTCGCTGATGAGAGTGTGGCTGCAGGTGCAGAGTGAGTATTCACACCCAGGATAAGCTACCGGCTGTGTCAGCATACTGTGATGGCTATTCTGCagctgtacactgtgtacaaaaCATTCAGAGTTCTGGATGGTTGTACTGGTCACTTATTTCAGTACTGACCATGTCAACTTTACATGGCTCTGGTACTGACCAGTGTTCCTTTTCCTTAAATCTCTTCAGTTCACGGTCTAGGACGACCCTGTCCGGCGCTACAGCCAAAGATAAGCGCCATGTGTAGACCAGGAAAACATCGGGAGAACGTCGGGAGAACTTCGGGAGAACACCGTGGCTGGGGGACTGGGTCCATGAACACTGTTGCTTGACTGACTGAACTTCAAACTCGAATcctttagacagacagacaaactgtGAAGCTATCCAGCGCGCTTTTAGAAATGATTAACATCAACTCTTCCAACATATGTATTGGTGGCCTGGGTGTGGGAACTGCTTCACCGATTAACCACATAAGTGTTATCAAAGTCCTTTTCTGTTTTCTATTACAGCTGTGTATGTATTTACATTTCTGTTTCGATGTTTTGCATTTGGCTGAACGGCAGAAGAAAGGTGGAATGATGGTCAGGCAGACATCTAGACACAGTGCAGCATGGCACTAAGGGCTTGCTGTAGAACAAAAGCTTGTAGTGTGATGCATATACAACACTCCTAACGTGACCTCCTTCTCTTGTCTCCTGAGTGTTTCTCGACCACTCCATTTTGATCAGTGGTTTTCAAGGATACAAGGAGGCAAGACAAAGAAGCCATGGTAGAGTATTGGAGCTTAGCCTTGCTGTCTGTAGCGCTACAGCTATTTTGCTGCATTTGTGTATGAGAACTGCAGGGTGATTAGGAAGATGTGCCCTCATCCAAGCGTCTCATCATTTGATATGGTGAGCATTTGTACAGATGTCCCTACAAGAAGTGCTCTGACTAAAATATTTTGAAGATTTTGTACTGGAAAcacatttttttctttcatttgagACAGAAAAAAGCTGTAGGACATGCACGACCATGACGAGATGTTTGCAGTTGCTGTTATAAACCTTGTAAATCTTGCAGACCGAAACCCTCTTGTTCTACATCCTCTGTCCAAATTTGCTTTTTggaccaacacagacacacccactccAGTCAGACAAAAACTAGTTTCTTTGACAGATACTGTACCCAGCAGGACAAACTGTAGAGTTCTGTGAATATTCACTAATTTCTGTTCCATCATGGCTCATCTTCATGAAGATTGTACACATGATTGAAGGGTTGTAAGAAATAAAGcataggaaagaaagaaaattatGAACTATTTTTATGTGGAAATGTCCATGTCAGAACCATTTAGTGGTTATGAAAAAGGGGTAtgaaaaaggaaaaggaaatgAAGTAGCCGACAGGAGGGATACTGCTAGCTAGTGCTTGTCAATCATCCTTATCTGTGGCAAACTGTCCCTGCATGGTTCTGGTTTTCACCTTGTCTTCCACATCCTACGATGAGAGGGGGGATTTGATGAGATTTGGTTTACtggaataaaaataaacaaagcAATACTTATGTGTAAACAAGGCTGTAAGATACATGTTTGAAAGAATTGAGAAAGGTCCAGAGATCCATCTAACATAACAATGTAGACTAAATGTGTaagatttattttgtttatattGATAACTGCACATGCTTTCAAGAAATACTGACTTGTAGCCCTGTAATTGAACTAGATTGCATCTTATGTGTGGCCTCATTATCTTgattttattgtttttattaaagGAATAacctaattatttgcctcttcgCCTTCTTGTGTGGTCTTGAGAACATAACTGGGTTTTAAAGGTCAACGTAGGCCAAGGAGGTTGATGTAGGCTGAAGGCTTGTGTAAAACAGCAGAAGACCAGCAGCCTGCATTGTTCTTTTTTTAGCTCATCATAACAACACACATCTGTCAGGTTTTTTCTTGGTTCACGCTCATCGCATCATAGAGGAAATAAAGGAGATAAAACAGGATTTGGAACGAAAATAACTGTTTATTGCAGTAATAATTAAAcaattattttcaaaatatAATTCCATTGTAAAAACTAGGGATGGGATTATAAATAACTTGCCTGGTTCACAAAATAACTTGTATTCACGGACCTGCGAGTACATTGTTAGtggaaatacaaatgtttttctgtCAACCTACATCAGAGAAGCCTACCAAAACCACAAAAAAATAGTCAAAAAACAGTAAATAGTTAACCTTATTCAAGACAACATATCTTAAAGTGTACCCACTGAGGCTAgcactttttttaaattattattaaagTGACTTTCCTTGATTGAAAAGTGATCAATGCTGTATAACAGGTTTCCAAAATTCCCAAAACCTCAACTATTGACTGAGAAGACTGATCACTGTACAGTCTCCTGCAGGTGGTGCACCACACAAGAGGTTTCAGAGCATGACAACACAACAATGCCTCTAAAACATGTCTTTGACAGATAATTCCATACTCATTTAACAGTGGGACACAATTCTTTTGGGTCCTACAGTAAAAAGAGACCTTGCAGACAATTTTCTGTCTGACGTGGGGTCCATCAGTTCTGTTTAGGTGGTTCGAAAATAATACAAACCGAGAAGAGGATTTCCAATATAATTCTGTAATCTTGGGCACAAAGAATAGCTGTGGGAGGTATGGGAAAGGTCTGCTTGTAGAAGTCTTTGTAGGAAGCAAATGAGAGGTAATGGAATTGCTCATTTCTAagacaggaggggtgaggagtgtAATAGTCCATATCCAAGGTGGATTGAGGGGTGGACTCAGAAAGGTCTCTGGAGGAAGGCGATGGGGGGCGAGCCCACACTGCTAGGGCTGCGGAGGTGGGATTCATAGGAGCCAGGAGTCATACCAACAACCCCCTCCATCTGCGGAGTCTCCCCATGCAGGaagtcatcctcatcctcagctGAGCACTAAgaccaaaaaacaaaacaatgaatgGATATAATATGCAATACACAATCGATTCGTATGTAATACAGAATCTAATAGTAATTACTtaataatataaaaatataaat is from Osmerus mordax isolate fOsmMor3 chromosome 3, fOsmMor3.pri, whole genome shotgun sequence and encodes:
- the si:dkeyp-72e1.9 gene encoding syntaxin-binding protein 4 isoform X4 is translated as MSFLKERGRELERFDGLSLIYWTLMGPYGVDRAVHSIEFKDCENGLGIKVIGGVKEQTGEEFGVYVKRILPGGLASLDGNLQPGDQILEVNGDSLIQVTSESAVDILRSASSSNRMRLLIARDEEAKREFAELLEKYGSNSSTGSTRNSPIQQAGRYLDSTSSGSSSRSQSPLPLSPAGSQSMYNNTGPLMRSLSHPGEGVIQLISVSRSSSLGIAIGGGSNRPDGPAVFIQEVLSGGDCHKDGRLRPGDQLIAINKESLIGVTHEEAKTLLNKVKFSQEAVVEIAFIPGKGPLPSSTSLHNGVQRGVGNGFSSGRLKVHVRSPEIRTEETAPVPSPSPDICPPDIHISGSAPTLRAASGTKPKITLDPHIRLRSEKLDLALSYLGLDITDETKRRLRQSLTTDPQGTVSYGDFVEATRNIYQEKLEEVGLAQGPFMFSYHEAASLMDTSAFHSPTYESECSYSSEELEQFQTEVKHLQIQMKQLKHSHVHTPQVLLKDTEHSKKSLEDELQKTSEIASATVEENSRLKGRLQVAEAARQQTNSAEQDYEEVIQLLEAEIRDLKSQLPGKKPRSLEATKEDVMELTRRMTAVDCQLRKSELSRKHLEISNKKLLGFAQNVHKVLTTPRLFGTDNGSNRTSPATDSPDTPSPIPDPAFQLATEAKELVEGVQALTEDPELLSDSERLVADESVAAGADSRSRTTLSGATAKDKRHV
- the si:dkeyp-72e1.9 gene encoding syntaxin-binding protein 4 isoform X5, giving the protein MSFLKERGRELERFDGLSLIYWTLMGPYGVDRAVHSIEFKDCENGLGIKVIGGVKEQTGEEFGVYVKRILPGGLASLDGNLQPGDQILEVNGDSLIQVTSESAVDILRSASSSNRMRLLIARDEEAKREFAELLEKYGSNSSTGSTRNSPIQQAGRYLDSTSSGSSSRSQSPLPLSPAGSQSMYNNTGPLMRSLSHPGEGVIQLISVSRSSSLGIAIGGGSNRPDGPAVFIQEVLSGGDCHKDGRLRPGDQLIAINKESLIGVTHEEAKTLLNKVKFSQEAVVEIAFIPGKGPLPSSTSLHNGVQRGVGNGFSSGRLKVHVRSPEIRTEETAPVPSPSPDICPPDIHISGSAPTLRAASGTKPKITLDPHIRLRSEKLDLALSYLGLDITDETKRRLRQSLTTDPQGTVSYGDFVEATRNIYQEKLEEVGLAQGPFMFSYHEAASLMDTSAFHSPTYESECSYSSEELEQFQTEVKHLQIQMKQLKVLLKDTEHSKKSLEDELQKTSEIASATVEENSRLKGRLQVAEAARQQTNSAEQDYEEVIQLLEAEIRDLKSQLPGKKPRSLEATKEDVMELTRRMTAVDCQLRKSELSRKHLEISNKKLLGFAQNVHKVLTTPRLFGTDNGSNRTSPATDSPDTPSPIPDPAFQLATEAKELVEGVQALTEDPELLSDSERLVADESVAAGADSRSRTTLSGATAKDKRHV
- the si:dkeyp-72e1.9 gene encoding syntaxin-binding protein 4 isoform X3, with protein sequence MGPYGVDRAVHSIEFKDCENGLGIKVIGGVKEQTGEEFGVYVKRILPGGLASLDGNLQPGDQILEVNGDSLIQVTSESAVDILRSASSSNRMRLLIARDEEAKREFAELLEKYGSNSSTGSTRNSPIQQGITHTPTPSSSPKSRWYDPSLPEVQRAGRYLDSTSSGSSSRSQSPLPLSPAGSQSMYNNTGPLMRSLSHPGEGVIQLISVSRSSSLGIAIGGGSNRPDGPAVFIQEVLSGGDCHKDGRLRPGDQLIAINKESLIGVTHEEAKTLLNKVKFSQEAVVEIAFIPGKGPLPSSTSLHNGVQRGVGNGFSSGRLKVHVRSPEIRTEETAPVPSPSPDICPPDIHISGSAPTLRAASGTKPKITLDPHIRLRSEKLDLALSYLGLDITDETKRRLRQSLTTDPQGTVSYGDFVEATRNIYQEKLEEVGLAQGPFMFSYHEAASLMDTSAFHSPTYESECSYSSEELEQFQTEVKHLQIQMKQLKHSHVHTPQVLLKDTEHSKKSLEDELQKTSEIASATVEENSRLKGRLQVAEAARQQTNSAEQDYEEVIQLLEAEIRDLKSQLPGKKPRSLEATKEDVMELTRRMTAVDCQLRKSELSRKHLEISNKKLLGFAQNVHKVLTTPRLFGTDNGSNRTSPATDSPDTPSPIPDPAFQLATEAKELVEGVQALTEDPELLSDSERLVADESVAAGADSRSRTTLSGATAKDKRHV